Sequence from the Nitrospinaceae bacterium genome:
TCCTTCCAGAAGCAGGTTCCTTAATTAATTATAATATAAATTGTTAACGATATTGCGAAACCTTTTGTCAGAATAATTAAATTTAACCCGGACGCTAATTTTGTTATACTCTCAGCTCCTTTAAGGGTGCAGATCATACAGGAAGAATCCATTCACTGTTCCCACCGAACCTTCCTTCCCATTGCATGGAGAATAACAAAAAAGTAAGCAAAGCGGCGGGAGCTGTCAGCGGCATGACCCTCCTTTCCAGGGTATTTGGAATGGTGCGGGATCTCGTGGTCGCCATGCAGTTTGGCTCATCCGCCGCCGCGGATGCCTTTTTTGTCGCTTTTCGCATTCCCAATATGCAGAGGAAGATTCTCGGCGAAGGCGCGGTCAGCGCGGCTTTTATCCCGGTATTCACCGATCTTTTGAAAACCAGGGGGAAGAACGCCGCCTGGGAAATGACCGCCAACCTGCTGAACATTCTTTTCGTCATTCTGGTGACCGTTACCCTGGCGATGGTTGTTTTCAGTCCGGCAGTCGTTACCGTATTTGCGCCCGGCTTTTTAGATGACCCGGAAAAATTTGATCTGACGGTGAAACTGACCCGTTGGATGGCCCCCTATCTGATCTTTATCGGCGTGGCGGCATTTTGTATGGGCATTTTGAACACCTTCCAGGTTTTTGCCCTTCCTGCCGCCGCGCCGGTCCTGCTCAATATCAGCATGATTCTCGGGGTGCTTTTCGTTTCGCCGTTGATGGAAGAGCCGATCCTGGGCCTGGCTGTAGGGGTTCTGGTTGGCGGCGTTTTACAGTTTCTAGTGCAACTCCCTGCAACCTTCCGCAAGGGATTGAGATTAGTCAAAACATTCAAGCCACGGCACCCCGAGATCGTCAGGATCGGCAAATTGATGGTCCCGGTCATGTTCGGACTGGCCGTTTACGAATTCAATATGCTGGTCGATACCCTCCTCGCGTCACTGCTTCCGGGAGGCTCCATATCGTATTTATACTACGGCAACCGGCTGGTGCAACTGCCGCTGGGAGTGTTCGGGGTGGCGCTGGGAGTGGCCATCCTGCCCATGTTGTCCCAGCAGGCCGCAAATAAAGATTTTTCGGAACTGAAAAAAACCCTCTCTTTCGGAATTCGATTTATTTTATTCATTACGGTTCCCGCCACGGTAGGGCTGATCGTTTTGAAGTTTCCCATCATCAACGTGCTCTGGGAGCGCGGAGAGTTTTTGCGGGCCTCGACCGACGGGACAGCCATCGCGCTGTTGTATTACTCGCTGGGGCTCTGCGCTTTTTGCGGAATCAAGGTGGTCGTGCCGGCTTTTTACTCGCTCCAGGACACAAAAACCCCGGCAAGAATAGGTGTCTATTCGATGCTTCTCAATGTCGTGTTGAACGTCGTTTTGATGGGACCCCTGCAACATGGAGGTCTGGCTCTTGCCACCTCAATTTCGGCTTTTTTTAATGTTTTACTGCTGATCTATTTTTTGAAAAAACGCCTGGGGTTGATCGGTGGACGCCTGATACTCACGACCACCATCAAATTAGCCCTGTCCTCCACCCTGATGGGGATTCTCATTTATTATTGCGACCAGGCCTTTTTTGATCCCTTGGCGCCGATCGGAGAGCGGGTTTTAGTATTGACGGGTTGCATTTTTACCGGGGTATTCAGCTTTGGAGTTTTATCCTATCTCCTGAAAAATGAAGAATTGACCTTTCTCCTGGAGCTGTTCCGAAACCGTTTGCGAAAAGCCTGAGGCTACGCTGCCCCTTGTTTTCATCTGTTCTTCCTCTATAATGTCCGCCCAACCATTGTCTGAAAGGAAACGTGTCGAATGATTGCCTGTCTGGATCTTGAAGGGGTCCTGGTGCCCGAAGTGTGGATCGCCTTTGCGAAAAAAACCGGGATCGAAAAACTCCGCCTCACCACGCGGGACATCCCGGATTATAACGAGTTGATGCGTGGCCGGCTGAAAATCCTCGAGGAGAATAACCTGAAACTGACGGACATTGAAGACGTGATCCGCGGCATTGCTCCCCTGCCGGGAGCGTATGAGTTTTTGCAATGGCTTCAGTCGGAATTTCAGGTGATCATTTTATCGGACACATTTTATGAATTTGCCGGGCCTTTGATGGCGCAACTGGGAAACCCCACGTTGTTTTGCCACAGTCTCCTTGTGGATGGTGAAGGAAGAATCACTGACTACCGATTGCGGATCACCGATGGCAAGACCAAGGCGGTCCGGGCGCTGAAGAATCTAAACTTTCAGGTGATTGCCGCCGGGGATTCCTACAACGACACGGGAATGTTGCAAGAAGCCAATGCCGGGATTCTATATTGTCCGCCGGATAACGTGATCGAGGAATTTCCGCAATTCAAAGTGACACAAAATTACGGGGAATTTAAAGAGGCATTGCTCGCCACGCGTGAGGCTTTGCTGACAACCACGGCACCCTAGCCGTCATTTTATTTCTGTGTCCAGATCATCCTTGATGATCCATCCGACTTTCCCGCCACCGGTTATTTTCCACCAGTCCTCGTTGCCTTCGAGAATGGTGACCTTGGCTCCCTTTTTCAGAACCGTCAGGGTTTTCCCGTCATTGGATGGTTTCTCCCGCACTTTCGACTGATCGGCTTTGATGTGGTGGCTTGTCGTGAAATCCACCGCGTGTGGTTTTGCGACTTTCTTCCCGGATTTCGATTTCATGACAGGGCCCTCCTCCACCGGGGCTTCTTCCCGGCTGTCCCACAATTGCAGATCCAGCTTAAAGATAGCGAGGGCGGAGAATAAAGCGACGATCAGAAAAATTCTAAAAAAAGTCTGGCCAAATCCAATACCCTCATCCGGTTCTTCCTCGGGAATATTGGGCGGGCCGCAATGCGGACAAAACGCGGCCCCTGCAGGAATCGGTTCCCGGCAGTGAGAACAATATTCCTGCCCCCCTCTTTTTTTGGCGTTTCCAATCAAAGAATCTTTCATTGCCAGTTTTCCCTCTTAATCCAGTTGATAGACGGCTTGATACTTATTTTTGAGATAATCGATAAAAATGTCAGGGTTGAGGGGTTCTCCGGTGACTTGCAGGACCAGTTCCTGAGGGGTGTATAGCCTGCCCTGACGGTGGATTTTTTCGTTCAGCCAGTTTTTAATGGGGGAAAAATCCCCCTTCTCGATATGTTTCTCCGTTTCCGGGACTTCGCGGACCAGAGTTCCATAAAACTGACAGGCATACATGGCGCCCAACGTGTATGAAGGGAAATAACCAAAAGACCCACTGCTCCAGTGCACATCCTGAAGGACTCCCAGCGTATCCGTAGGAGGTTTGACGCCCAGGTAGTTTAACATTTTATCGTTCCAGATTTCCGGCAAATCATCCACGGTCATTGAGCCGTCGAACAAACCCTTTTCAATTTCAAATCTCAGGATCACGTGCAGGGGATAAGTCAACTCGTCGGCTTCCACGCGGATGAACGAAGGCTGGCAGGTGTTGATGGCTTTATACAGCGCATCAGCAGGCACTCCGTTGAGATTGTCCGGAAACGTAGCGCGAAACGTATCGAGGTAGCGGGTACAAAATGCCAGGCTCTGCGCGATCATTCGCTCCCAGAAAAGCGATTGCGATTCATGAATCCCCATCGTCAACGGTTCAGAAACCGGCAGGTCGCGGCCCTCCGCCATGCGGCCCTGCTCGTAAAGCCCGTGCCCCGTCTCGTGAATGACCGCATACAACGATTCGATAAAATCGCTGTCCTTGTAACGGGTGGTGATGCGAACGTCCGTCGGGTGTCCTCCTCCGCAGAACGGATGGACGGAAACATCCATGCGTCCCTGATCAAAAGCGAACCCCATGTCCGTGCTGATCTTTCTGCCCAGCGCTTCCTGCTTGTCCACCGGAAACGTGCCCTGTAAAAAAGAAGTGTCCGGCTGCGGTTTGTCCTGAATAGCCTGAATCAGCGGGATCAGTTCCGCCTTCAATCGTTCAAAGATAGGAGCGATCTCCGCCATCGTGGTCCCGCGCTCAAAATCGTCGATGTTCGCGTCGTAAGGCGCAAGGTCGGGAAAGACACACTTGGCCCACTGTTTTTTTAAGTCCAGAAAGCGCTTGAGGACCGGCGCGAAATCGGAAAACCGGTTGTCCTTGCGGGCATTGGCCCAGACGAGGTGGCCCCTTGAACTCAGCTCGGCCATTTCCTGGACCAACTTCTTTGGGACTTTGGTCTCCATGTCGTAGTCCCGCTGAGCTTCACGGATGTTGCACCACTCATGGGCGTTGAAAGCCGAAGGATCTTCTTTTTGCAGTTTGTCCAGACATTCGCCCAGCCTGGGGTCCGTGTCTCTTTCATGAATCACCCCGGCCAGGGCGGAGATCTGTTTCGCGCGCGCCTCCCCCGCACCGGAGGGCATGATCACCTCCTGATCCCAATGCAAAGTGCTCATCACTCCTTCGAGGCGGGAGATTTCCTCCAACTTTTCGACTAAATCTTCGTATGCGCTATTTACAACCGTTGTCATGATGTTCTCGAATTTATTGGGTTAATCCCTGATCGGGGAAGGATCACTTCAGTGATGAAACCTTAAATTTACCACAACACCCACAGGGTGACGACACAAAGATCGCAAAGAAAACAATAGGGCTGAAAAAGGATCGATAGGATTAATAGGATGAACCAAATTAATCCTTCTCCCCTTCAAGGGGAGAGGGCTGGTGAGGGGTGGTAGCTCCTCCCTTCTTTGAAGCACCCCTTCTTTTAAGGTTGCGCCATTTTCAAAGGCTCGCGATAGGGTTATGGAAGTCCTCCTGCGATGGGGGGGGAGGAAAGGGCGAATCCACATGACACAGGCAAAAAAACTGATATAATCCGGTCCATTCTGTTAATCCTGTCTAATAAAAATTATTGAGTTAGAACTATGGAAAATGAAACGGTGAAGACCATCGAGGGTCGGTTGGAGATTCTCTACAAGGGTGTGATCAGTGAAGAGAACTCGGTGCAGTACTATGAAAGCCTCATCGAAAAAACTTTCGGCGACGCGGAGGAAGACATCGGCAAGCGGCGTATGTATGAAGATCTCAAGCAGGAAGAAGTGAAGCACGTCGAAAAATTCCGTTCCCTCATTAAGCACTGGGAAGAAAAATTGGATGAATTGAAAAAATGACCTCCCTCTGCGGTCTCAGCGTTCACTACGGTTAAATTAAATCCCCCCGACCCCCTTTATGAAAGGGGGAGAAGATCACAAGACTATAAACCCCGTATTTTCATAGGTTTTTGCCTTCGCTTAATCATTGACAAGATTGCCCCCATGAAATAGAATTGATAACAATTCTCATTTTTATTTTAATGCGAAAGGCCTGCGAAGCCCATTGGAATCAAAGCCCGTTTTAACCACTTGATTAACCATACATTTCTCTAACTATCCATAAATACACCCATGAGAAAAAATCCCCGCCCCACCCTGCTGTTGAACGTTTTGATGATCGCCTTGTGTTTTTCCCCGATTCATGCGCAAGCGGCCACGGAATCCCTGGAAAGCACGATCAAAAAGATCATCATGATGATGAACATCGTCGGTGTCGAGTATGAAGCCGGCATCGTCGATGGAAAAATCGTCAACGCCGCCGAATATGAAGAGAGCAAGGTTTTTCTGCAACAGTCGGAGAACCGTTTTAAACGGCTTCCCGCTCCCAAGGCAGGTGCCGAGGCAACGGCCCCTCTCCTTGCAAATTTTACCGATCTGGCGGAAAAGATTCAGTCCAAGGTGGATGCCGCGGAAGTCTATGCACTGGTCAATACGATCAATGCGGGCATCAAAAAGGCTTATGACATTAAAATCAGCCAGACGCCAGCCAACCCCGTGTCTCTCGCTAACGGCAAAACGATTTTCGAAAACAAATGCGCGGTGTGCCACGGACTGACGGGCAAAGGCGACGGCCCCATCGCCGCGCAGTTGGACCCGGCTCCTGCCGTTCTCGCCGACCCTCAGCTCACCGGCGACGATCACACGGTGGCTTTCGACAATTTCCAGGTCATTAACGTGGGCATCGCCAACACCGCCATGGTCGGCTGGGCGGATTTTCTGTCGGAGCAGGATTTATGGGATGTCACTTACTATGTCCGTTCCTTTTCCAATGAAAACGTGAAGTTGCCATTAATCACGGCGGGCCTCGCCGGCGCGGATGGTGTGAACGAAGGGGACGGTTCCAAACAAGCGGCTGCCGCTGTGGCCGAATCCCGCAATTTGCTGGACACCAGCCTTGAGATTTTTAAAAAGGGCGATATCCAGACGGCGGCGGACACGGCTTTCGACGCCTACCTCGCCTACGAGGGGATCGAAGCGGGACTGATCAGCAAAAAGAAGGAACTGGGTCTCCGGCTTGAATCGGCTTTCAGCCGTTATCAGGGAGAAATCAAACGCCAGGCCGCGCTACCGCACGTTGAAAAAATTCACGCGACCCTGCACACCGATCTTTCCGAGGCACTGGAAATCCTTCAGAAAAAAGTCAGCTTCACCGGGCTGTTCATCCAATCGTTTTCCATCATCGTCCGTGAAGGATTCGAAGCGATCCTGATCATTGCCGCGTTGATTGCTTTTCTGGTCAAGTCGCGCAATCAGGATAAATTGAAATCCATTTACACCGGCGTGATTCTTGGAATCGTCGGAAGTTTTTTGACCGCCTATGTTGTCCACGAAGTTCTGCATCTCAGCGTGTCCAGCCAGGAATTGCTGGAGGGCTGGATCATGCTGGTCGCCGTGGTGGTACTGTTCTGGGTCAGTTACTGGCTGGTATCCAAAATTGAAGCCGAGAAATGGCAGTCATACATCACCAAAAAAATGAAAACCGCGGTCTCCACCGGAAGCGCCTTTGCTTTGGGCGGCGTGGCCTTTTTGTCCGTTTACCGGGAAGGATTTGAAACCGTCCTGTTCTACAAAGCGCTTTACTTGTATGCCGGAGAAGGGACCGCAGGCATTATCCCCGGATTCCTTGTCGGGTGCGCCGTTTTGGGCGTTGTATATTATCTGATCAATAAGGTGGGGCTGAAGGTTCCGATCAAGTGGTTTTTTGCTTTCACCAGTGTTTTTCTTTACTTCATGGCATTCACATTTATGGGAAAAGGTCTGCACGAGTTGCAGATGGGGCAGTCGCTGAGCATGACGCAGGCTGACTTTGCGCCGCATATTTCATGGCTGGGAATGTACCCCACGTGGGAAACCTTCATCGGGCAGATGGTTCTGGTTCTGGCTTATGTGGCCGCACTGGTATACACCTTCGGGATCAAACCGGAAGTGGAAACCGAACAGCTCAAAAAGGAAACTTCTCATATTCAAAAAGACATCACCGTGGTGCACGATCTGGTGGAACATATCTCGCATCACGCCAAGCGCTGTGAAATTTTCCTGAAAGACACCAAGGATCAGGATTTGAAGGAACTTTCCGGGCATCTCAAGGAAATCGACGAGAAAATCCACGAGCTTTTTGACCATGTTTCATTTGTGGAAAACCGGCTTCACGATGAATTTGAAAAGCTGGGTCAACGAGCCATGCCCGCGGAAGGCAAGAAAGGGCTGTCTTGAAAATTCGGTTTTTTAAAAATACCCGCAATTTTCACAAATGGATCGGGTTGGTTTGCGCCGTGTTTTTTATCATCCTTTCCCTCTCCGGCTTCATCCTCATGCATTACGAGGGCTTGGGTTTAAACGAAGTCGAAGTCAGCGGTAAATTCCTCCCCGACAAATATTTTCAAATCGAATCATCCAAGCGCAGTATTCAGACCATTGCGGCAACCCCGGAAGATTTTATTTACGTAGGCACAGATCACGGTCTTTACCGCTCCCAGGATGGCGGAAATACGTGGACGGAACTCAAGGAAGGTTTGTTCCATCAAAATATTAAAATCCTGACCGTAGATCCGATAGAAAGTGGCGTCATTTATGCCGGAACGCCAGGCGGGATCTTTAAAACCGAAAATGGCGGCGACCACTGGACCGACTGGATCGACGCCGCCAGCGGCCTGTCCAATGCTGATGTGAACGATATTGCCATCCACCCCAAAGATTCGGAAAAATTATACGCGGCGACCGAAGGAGGGCTCTTTTTTTCAGAGGATGCCGGCGGGTCCTGGGAAATTTTATTTGGCGGGAACGACGCGGAAAAAGGAATCGCCGTGACCCTGGTCCGTTTATCTTCCGTGAACTCAGAGGCAGTCTATATCGGCACCCAAAGCGGAATGTATCGAAGCGTCGATGCGGGAAAAAACTGGGAACCGGTTTGGAAGGACCAAATTTCCGATGCACTCACAATGGTTTCTTTGAAAACCGAACCTGAATTTTTTTACATCGGAACCCGCGACGGTCTTTTTAAATCGTTTAACCAGGGCCGCAATTGGGAAAAAGACAAGCATAAGGAAATAGACGAAGTGTCTTCCCTGCTTGTGAACCCTGAAGACATTGCCAATCTTACGGTCTCTACGGGGGAAAGGATTCTTGTGTCCCCCGATGGCGGGGATTCATGGGAACAGATCGAGTTCGATCCGGACCGGCAGTCCACAGGCGCGTCTTCATTCCCGCGGCTCACTGGAATTTACCAGATCGGGCCACCCTCCCCTGTTTTTATCGCCGGGACCACATCCGGGTTGTTTCTATCCACCGACGGCGGAAAAAACTGGCAGGAGCAAGAGCTTTCAAATTCTGGAAAACAACCGCAAGAAAGAAAAATGGATTTAGTAAAACTATTCACGGAGATTCACACCGGTCGATTTTTCGGTTCCTATTTTGTCTTGCTAGTCGATTTAGCCACATTGGGCCTGATCCTGCTGGTCATTTCCGGAATCTGGGTGGGCATTGCTCGCAAAAAAATGAGGAAGGGGAAAAAAGGACAGCCGGCGGGAGAACTGGAAACCGAATTATTGATCAATGTGCAGGAGACCGCGGACGATCTTTCCGTCGAAACCCACGAGATCCACGACATGATTGAGCATATCAGCAATCACCTGGAGAAATGCAAATCCGTTTATATGTCGAAAGAGAAAAAAGAGATCGAGGAAATCGACAGGCACATCACGACGCTGGACAAAAAGATGCATCACTTGATGGAGCGCATCGGTGAGTTTGAAAAATATTCGCAGAATTGAAAGACGGGTTTTTCTGGAAATGTCAGGGTGTCAGTGAATCAACCGTTCGCCCTTGCTGGAACCCGCATCCTTTGAACCCAGATCGCGGGGAAATTCCATCTTCTTGAATTCTTCCCAGTCATCGCGGCATAAATTGAATCCCACATAATCCAGGGCTTGCATGATCTCCGAGTCGGCAAATTTTTCACCGCCTTCATTTGCTTCCTGAATGGCTTCTTCAATGGATTCGCATAACTTGACGAACCGTTCTTCGTCATCACAAAACATCATATCTTTCATAAAATCGAATGCCATCTTAGCCCCCCTTGAAAAACCTTATAAACAGCCTGCTTGCATATTTTAAGATATCTTAGAGTAAAAACTCCTCAGTGCCAACAAAAAAACTTCGATTTCATTTTGTATCAAAGAAAAACTTTTTTCCCGCATTCGGGATGGGGATAGAATCGATCCCCCCAGCGCAACAGCATCGGCGCCTGCTGAAAGATAGTCGGAAACATTCTCCGGATTGATTCCCCCCACCGCCATCAATCGAATGTCTTGAAACGGGCCTTTGATGATTTTAAAATAGTTCGGACCCATTTGGGAAGCGGGAAATACCTTGACCATTACGGCTCCCGCGTTCCAGGCCTTTTCAATTTCAGTGGGTGTGAGAGCCCCCGGAAAATAAGCGAGATTTTGTTCCTTGCAAAATGCCGCCACCTCTTCATTCAATGTGGGAGCGACGATAAACTGCGCGCCGGAATCAGCGGCTATTCGCGCATCGTCAATCGAAAGCACCGTGCCGGCGCCCAGACACATGGAACTTGAATAGAGTTTATCGGCTTGTTCGATGAGACGAGGGGCATTGGGCGTGTTCAAGGTCACTTCCGCAAATCGAAGCCCTCCTGCGATCATCGCGTCCAGGACACCTGTGAGCGAGTCTTCAGTCACCCCACGCAAGATACCCATCACGGGTTCTTCCTGAAACCGGGATAGATTGAATCCGGACACGGGCATGAGTGGGTTAAATGTCCGCCTCGGTGGTCAGCTTTTCATAAAACCCTAAGTAGTCATCCTTCTTTTCCGACTGCCGGAGTTTCATAGCCGCTCTGGGGTGTAAATCCAGAACGCCGGTAATCATATAGGGAATGGTGTATCCCCATTCTATTTCCTGCTGAAGTTTGACAAAGTCGGATTCCAGCACACCAAGAATCGGACGGACATTGAATTTTGGATTCTTCAAAAAGCCCAACAGTAATTCGAGGGGACAATTCCCGGCCGCGCGGCCGATTCCTAAAATGGTTCCATCCAGATAGTTGATGTTTTGAATGATTGCTTCAATGGTATTGGCAAACGCCAGTTGCTGGTTGTTGTGCGCATGAATGCCAATTTCCCGGGATTTTAAAATATCCCTGTATTTCTTTGCAAGATAGGCAATTTGTTCGGAATAAAGAGCGCCAAAGCTATCCACCAGGTAAACCACATCCACTTCACTTTCTTTTTCCACCTGCTCCAGCGCTTCATCCAGTTCGCGTTCACGCGCGTGCGATACGGCCATGATGTTGACCGTCGTCTCATAACCTTTCGATTTCAAGGTATTGACCAGGTTGATGGCCTTGTCGATATCCTTGACATAAGAGGCGACCCGCATCATATCGACATAACTTTCGCTGGCGGGTAAAACATCCTCAGGATTGAAACGGCCGATATCGGCCATGACGGAAATTTTGCACTTTTTCTCGGTATCGCCGACGACCCGCTCGAGATCTTGTTCCGAGCAAAATTTCATCGGCCCAAACTCTTCGCGTTTGAACTGTTTTTCATCGGCCTTATAGCCCAGTTCAATGTAATCCACTCCGGAATCATTCACGGCGCGAAAAACACGACGGACCAGATCATCTTCAAACAGATGATTGTTCATCAAACCACCATCGCGGATGGTGCAATCCAATACTTTGATTTCTTTACGGTACATTCTTAATAGCTCCCCAGAGAGATCATTCCCCGGATAATTTAGAGTTCGCAATGATTAATACTAAAAAGGTTGAATTCGTTGATTATATTTTGATTAAATCTTTGGGTCAATCCCATTGTGAAGAAAATTTCGTTTAACCTCTTTTTTTCCGGGGATTTAGTTTTAAAATGACATCCGTGCACGGAATATACAGTACGCGATAGGCTGATCGTAAATTCTTGAAAAAATTTTATTTAAACACGGACAGGTGGGAATATGAACTATTGGCTGGTAAAGCAGGAACCTTCTAAGTACAGCTGGGAGCAGTTTGTGCAGGATAAAAAGACCTATTGGGATGGTGTGAGAAATTACCAGGCCCGCAACAACTTGCAATCCATGGAAAAAGGCGATCTGGTTTTTTTCTATCACAGCGTGGTGGGAAAAGAAATTGTGGGGATCGCTGAAGTAACAAAACCGGCATATCAAGATCCCACCACCGATGATGTACGCTGGGTGGTGGTGGACTTAAAAACCCTCATGCCCATGAAAATTCCGGTCACCCTGGAGGACATCAAGTCGCATCCTGATCTGCAATCCATTGCCCTTGTCAAACAATCGCGTTTGTCGGTTCTTCCTCTGACTAAAAAAGAGTTCACGCTCATTTTAAACATGGGAAAAACCAAACTGCAATGAAGAGCGGTGGCGCGCCGGGCCGGGGAAAATGATTGACTAAAATTTTCCCGGAGTATAGATTGATGCTCAAACCTCCTTCGGGTGAAATTCATGAGCAAAACAATTGGCATTTTATTTTTTCTTTGTCTGTTACTCGCCTGCGGTGGTAAAGAAGAAACAAAAAAAACCGCTCCCGGTGCAACGGCCCCCGTGGCCGGGCAAAGTCAAGACGAGCATATCAGCGGTGATGAAACTTCCACGGGCCATGTCTCTGGGGCTCCCTCCCCATCTGATTCCCATGTGAGCGGAAATTAAATTGGGTCGTGCATTTCTCATTCCGGTAATTTTTCTAGGTTTCTCCGCCTTGCCTGCGGTAGAAAGCCTGGCGCAACCCAAATCTGCCAATTGCCTGAAACTCGTACTTCCCCTGGATAAAACACGGGAAGACGTGCAGTCTGAAGGAGGTGTTTGGGGAATTTTTTCTAAAAATCCCGCAATGAACCGTCATTCTTCAAAAGCCATCGCAGTCGACTCGAAAATGAGCCGATTGATTTCGACCCTGACCTATCTTTGTAAAACCAGGTCAGGAGTCCCGTTGAACGAACTGGCAAGTTATGTCTCCAGGAAAGTGGCGGAACTGGGCGAAGAACGTTTTAAAAACCTGCACGTCACCCTTGGGAAGCCCGAAAAAGAGATAGAAAGCTGGCTGGTCTATACAAAAATCGCCAAAGCGAACAGGAAAAGGGTATTAGAATTTGAAAAAATAAAAATTTCGATTCAGGATGCCGGTCGCCTTGTTAAAGCATACCGGACCTTGTTCACAGAATTCATGAACGGAGATGAAGTGGAAACGCTCTTGTCCAGAACCACTTCACTGAATAAAAAAGTTGAAGAATTTTTCATCCAGGACCCGTACATAGCGTTAGCCATTTTCGAAGAATCTCAAGTCCCTTTTTGGGACATCGATGAAAACTACGGCGGATCTTAAAAAATTTTGAACCGAATCCAGTGACAGGAGGAAGAAAAATGGGGAGTTTTTTGGTTATTGGCGCCACCGGAGTCATGGGAACCTCAGCCATTCAGGCCATCCGTAAGGTGCATGGAAAGGATGCCGTGATTGTCGGCAATTGGTACGGCAAGGAAATTCCGGGATTTCAGATAGACGACGTCGATCACACCCTCTTTGGAGACATCAACGACCCGCAATGTATCAAATCCATAAAATCCGTAACCGCCGGCAAGTTTGACATGATGTTTTACGCCACGGCATTGGGGGACGTGGGGACACCCATCAGGGAAGCCACGCAGGAGCAAATTGACAAATCCAACAAGCTGTCATTTCTTCCTATACTGAATCTGGAAGAGACATTTGATATTGGCACCATCGTGGCCTATTCGACCTTTTATGTGATTCGCCATCAACTCGCCACTTATGGGGCCATGGGCTATTCCAAGGAAGCGATCGAAAAATGGACCGTGGAAAAGGGAAAATCCAGGCATGCCTGCATACGGGCCGGATTGTTCGAATCGACTTCTTCACGCGGCATCAAACTGCTTCTAAGAAAAGCGGCCAAGAATCCGGAAAATCTGAAAGATCCCCTGCTTCGCTCCTATTTTGAGAACAAAAGCTCAAAAGAAGGCATTAAAGAATTTGAAGAGGGAATATTTCGCGAGGAAAAAGAAGCATACGGCGATGCAAGAACCACGCAGGAAGATTTGTATCAAGCCCACCTGGATCTGTTCCAATCAAAAAATCCCGTTTTCGTCAACGTTTGCGGCAAGCGAATCTGGCACACGGACACACCCCTTCTCCTGAAGGATTATCTGTAAAAATTTAAAAATTAATAAAGAAAATAAAGTCCGAAAACTCAGCGGTTCTCAGACAAATTGGGAATTAGATAGCCTTTGTAAATAAAGGAGTTATGGATTTATTGCCGAATTTGTTCTATACTTCAACATCCACCTAATTAATA
This genomic interval carries:
- the mviN_1 gene encoding putative lipid II flippase MurJ, which gives rise to MENNKKVSKAAGAVSGMTLLSRVFGMVRDLVVAMQFGSSAAADAFFVAFRIPNMQRKILGEGAVSAAFIPVFTDLLKTRGKNAAWEMTANLLNILFVILVTVTLAMVVFSPAVVTVFAPGFLDDPEKFDLTVKLTRWMAPYLIFIGVAAFCMGILNTFQVFALPAAAPVLLNISMILGVLFVSPLMEEPILGLAVGVLVGGVLQFLVQLPATFRKGLRLVKTFKPRHPEIVRIGKLMVPVMFGLAVYEFNMLVDTLLASLLPGGSISYLYYGNRLVQLPLGVFGVALGVAILPMLSQQAANKDFSELKKTLSFGIRFILFITVPATVGLIVLKFPIINVLWERGEFLRASTDGTAIALLYYSLGLCAFCGIKVVVPAFYSLQDTKTPARIGVYSMLLNVVLNVVLMGPLQHGGLALATSISAFFNVLLLIYFLKKRLGLIGGRLILTTTIKLALSSTLMGILIYYCDQAFFDPLAPIGERVLVLTGCIFTGVFSFGVLSYLLKNEELTFLLELFRNRLRKA
- a CDS encoding phosphoserine phosphatase — its product is MIACLDLEGVLVPEVWIAFAKKTGIEKLRLTTRDIPDYNELMRGRLKILEENNLKLTDIEDVIRGIAPLPGAYEFLQWLQSEFQVIILSDTFYEFAGPLMAQLGNPTLFCHSLLVDGEGRITDYRLRITDGKTKAVRALKNLNFQVIAAGDSYNDTGMLQEANAGILYCPPDNVIEEFPQFKVTQNYGEFKEALLATREALLTTTAP
- a CDS encoding carboxypeptidase M32; amino-acid sequence: MTTVVNSAYEDLVEKLEEISRLEGVMSTLHWDQEVIMPSGAGEARAKQISALAGVIHERDTDPRLGECLDKLQKEDPSAFNAHEWCNIREAQRDYDMETKVPKKLVQEMAELSSRGHLVWANARKDNRFSDFAPVLKRFLDLKKQWAKCVFPDLAPYDANIDDFERGTTMAEIAPIFERLKAELIPLIQAIQDKPQPDTSFLQGTFPVDKQEALGRKISTDMGFAFDQGRMDVSVHPFCGGGHPTDVRITTRYKDSDFIESLYAVIHETGHGLYEQGRMAEGRDLPVSEPLTMGIHESQSLFWERMIAQSLAFCTRYLDTFRATFPDNLNGVPADALYKAINTCQPSFIRVEADELTYPLHVILRFEIEKGLFDGSMTVDDLPEIWNDKMLNYLGVKPPTDTLGVLQDVHWSSGSFGYFPSYTLGAMYACQFYGTLVREVPETEKHIEKGDFSPIKNWLNEKIHRQGRLYTPQELVLQVTGEPLNPDIFIDYLKNKYQAVYQLD
- a CDS encoding cystathionine gamma-synthase codes for the protein MRKNPRPTLLLNVLMIALCFSPIHAQAATESLESTIKKIIMMMNIVGVEYEAGIVDGKIVNAAEYEESKVFLQQSENRFKRLPAPKAGAEATAPLLANFTDLAEKIQSKVDAAEVYALVNTINAGIKKAYDIKISQTPANPVSLANGKTIFENKCAVCHGLTGKGDGPIAAQLDPAPAVLADPQLTGDDHTVAFDNFQVINVGIANTAMVGWADFLSEQDLWDVTYYVRSFSNENVKLPLITAGLAGADGVNEGDGSKQAAAAVAESRNLLDTSLEIFKKGDIQTAADTAFDAYLAYEGIEAGLISKKKELGLRLESAFSRYQGEIKRQAALPHVEKIHATLHTDLSEALEILQKKVSFTGLFIQSFSIIVREGFEAILIIAALIAFLVKSRNQDKLKSIYTGVILGIVGSFLTAYVVHEVLHLSVSSQELLEGWIMLVAVVVLFWVSYWLVSKIEAEKWQSYITKKMKTAVSTGSAFALGGVAFLSVYREGFETVLFYKALYLYAGEGTAGIIPGFLVGCAVLGVVYYLINKVGLKVPIKWFFAFTSVFLYFMAFTFMGKGLHELQMGQSLSMTQADFAPHISWLGMYPTWETFIGQMVLVLAYVAALVYTFGIKPEVETEQLKKETSHIQKDITVVHDLVEHISHHAKRCEIFLKDTKDQDLKELSGHLKEIDEKIHELFDHVSFVENRLHDEFEKLGQRAMPAEGKKGLS